A window of Asterias rubens chromosome 22, eAstRub1.3, whole genome shotgun sequence contains these coding sequences:
- the LOC117305406 gene encoding uncharacterized protein LOC117305406, with the protein MDDRRTRRNFPPVSPSKPRTFPPLEYASLGIRMLTYQTVLIATALLVFSNCGVTASKRQITNVDLRTGVVEGETQHARFLVYPTPSRTGRCDGQAVAQIDFSGPYKVARLMLRYEDVEPQDWTLDVSDSAAGDGFGGDGDEISNMAETQVHNRQMRVYSNSLPGHTVATINGGLLLKVVDDVVTAGTTLVIEISDERLRWNNNESIRGSIDSRYLYTLSGQAPVYGQVDYFIYAGFNRVPATTTRNGTGLCSASIIMVKSKAHRLARSPIKAEEVLALLCQTKMLRVDSVETRGQSVGNPYLLS; encoded by the exons ATGGATGACCGAAGGACCAGGCGGAACTTCCCTCCTGTCTCCCCATCAAAACCGCGGACATTTCCCCCTCTGGAATACGCAAGCTTGGGCATAAGAATGCTCACTTATCAAACAGTATTAATCGCCACTGCTCTGCTCG tTTTTAGCAATTGTGGTGTGACAGCATCCAAGCGACAGATAACCAATGTGGATCTCCGGACAGGAGTGGTAGAGGGCGAGACACAGCACGCCCGGTTCTTAGTCTACCCGACCCCATCAAGAACTGGCCGGTGCGACGGTCAAGCCGTGGCCCAAATCGACTTCTCCGGACCCTACAAAGTAGCCAGATTGATGCTCCGTTATGAAGACGTCGAGCCCCAGGATTGGACGCTGGACGTATCCGACTCTGCAGCCGGGGACGGCTTCGGCGGGGACGGTGATGAGATCAGCAATATGGCGGAAACGCAAGTCCACAACAGACAGATGCGCGTTTATAGTAACAGCCTCCCAGGACACACCGTGGCCACCATAAACGGCGGGCTGCTCCTCAAAGTTGTCGACGATGTCGTGACGGCGGGGACAACTTTAGTTATTGAAATCTCAGACGAGAGGTTACGATGGAACAATAATGAGTCCATACGGGGATCTATTGATAGTAGATATTTGTACACTCTGTCGGGACAGGCACCAGTCTATGGACAAGTGGATTATTTCATTTATGCGGGATTTAACCGAGTTCCCGCGACGACTACACGGAATGGTACGGGTCTGTGCTCAGCGAGCATCATTATGGTCAAGTCAAAAG CACATAGACTCGCCAGATCACCAATCAAAGCGGAAGAAGTTTTGGCCCTCCTCTGCCAGACGAAGATGCTTCGAGTGGATTCTGTGGAGACGCGTGGGCAATCCGTGGGCAATCCGTATCTCTTGAGCTAA